The Strigops habroptila isolate Jane chromosome 8, bStrHab1.2.pri, whole genome shotgun sequence genome includes a window with the following:
- the NMUR1 gene encoding neuromedin-U receptor 1, whose protein sequence is MNPYINCSGPEFSLPQQDFPVEPVSPDLCNRTHPETLFDPKDANLTEEQLRDKYLGPRRSSFFVPVCVIYLLIFMVGALGNTLTCIVILRHRFMRTPTNYYLFSLAVSDLLVLLLGMPLELYDMWSNYPFLLGASGCYFKTLLFEAVCFASILNVTALSVERYIAVVHPLKAKYVVTRNHAKRVIVTIWVLSVICSIPNTSLHGLQPLYVPGRGRVPDSEICTLVKPRLTYNLIIQITTIVFFFLPMGTISILYLLIGLQLKKEKMLEALGAKSGGSHDCHNTQGQKKVKRRQVTKMLFVLVVVFGICWAPFHTDRLVWSFVSTWTTHMLHMFQYVHIISGVFFYLSSAANPILYNLMSTRFREMFKEVMCHPGHHVLWSRKYSPSITHATTRSTECEPMPSTNGLPLSDAEEYELEKVERGQDTTHATSLC, encoded by the exons ATGAATCCCTACATCAACTGCTCTGGCCCTGAGttttccctgccccagcaaGACTTTCCCGTGGAGCCTGTCAGCCCTGACCTCTGCAACAGGACTCACCCAGAAACCTTGTTTGACCCCAAGGATGCCAACCTGACAGAGGAGCAGCTGCGGGACAAGTACCTGGGACCTCGACGGTCCAGCTTCTTTGTCCCAGTGTGTGTCATCTACCTGTTGATCTTCATGGTGGGGGCTCTGGGCAACACACTCACCTGCATTGTCATCCTCCGGCACCGGTTCATGAGAACGCCCACCAACTACTACCTCTTCAGCCTGGCCGTGTCTgacctgctggtgctgctgctggggatgccGCTGGAGCTGTATGACATGTGGAGCAACTACCCCTTCCTGCTCGGTGCCAGCGGCTGCTATTTCAAGACACTGCTCTTTGAGGCTGTCTGCTTTGCCTCCATCCTCAACGTCACAGCCCTCAGTGTTGAGCGCTACATCGCTGTGGTGCACCCGCTCAAGGCCAAGTATGTGGTGACCAGGAACCACGCCAAGAGGGTCATTGTCACCATCTGGGTCTTGTCAGTCATTTGCTCCATCCCCAACACCagcctccatgggctgcagcctCTCTATGTGCCAGGACGGGGGCGAGTGCCTGATTCGGAGATCTGCACCCTGGTGAAGCCGCGCTTGACCTACAACCTCATCATCCAGATTACCACCATTGTCTTCTTCTTCCTGCCCATGGGGACCATCAGCATCCTCTACCTACTTATTGGCCTgcagcttaaaaaagaaaagatgctggAGGCCTTGGGAGCCAAGTCTGGTGGCAGCCATGACTGCCACAACACCCAGGGACAGAAGAAAGTCAAGAGGAGGCAGGTCACGAAGATGCTGT TTGTGCTCGTGGTGGTGTTTGGGATCTGCTGGGCCCCCTTCCACACTGACCGCCTTGTCTGGAGCTTCGTCTCCACCTGGACCACCCATATGCTCCATATGTTCCAGTACGTCCACATCATCTCGGGTGTCTTCTTCTACCTGAGCTCAGCTGCCAACCCCATTCTCTACAACCTGATGTCCACCCGCTTCCGGGAGATGTTCAAGGAGGTGATGTGCCACCCCGGCCACCACGTGCTGTGGTCACGGAAATACTCTCCCAGCATCACCCACGCCACCACCCGCAGCACCGAATGCGAGCCCATGCCCAGCACCAATGGGCTGCCCCTCTCCGATGCTGAGGAGTATGAGCTAGAGAAGGTAGAGAGGGGCCAGGACACCACCCATGCAACATCCCTCTGCTGA